ATGAAGGGCTTCATGCGCGCCAGCGGCACGCGCAGCCGCCCCAGGTCCGCGAGCGTGACGCGGTGCCAGCGGCGGATGCGCAGGAGCCGGTCCACCGTGCGCACGCCCATTCCCGGCACTCTCAGCAGGGACTCGCGCGGGGCTCGGTTCACGTCCACGGGGAACAGCTCCCTCCGGCGCAACGCCCACGCGAGCTTCGGGTCCAGCTCCAGCGACAGGTCCGGCTGTTCGGGCGGCGCGAGCTCGTCCACGCGAAAGCCGTAGAAGCGCAGGAGCCAGTCCGCCTGATACAGCCGGTGCTCGCGCACGAGCGGCGGAGACTTCGCGGGGAGGCGGGCGTCGACGAGCGGGATGGGGCTGTAGCCCGAGTAGTACACGCGCTTGAGCTTGAAGCGCGTGTAGAGGCGGTTCGCGGTGTCGAGGATGGCCGCGTCCGGCGTGGACGTGGCGCCGACGATCATCTGCGTGCTCTGGCCCGCGGGGGCGAACTTCGGCGCCTTGGGGCTCTCCTGGCGCTCGGCTTTGGATTGCTCCACGCGGGCGGAGATCTCCTTCATCGTCCCACCGGTGACCGCGAAGCTCTTCTCCGGCGCGAGCTTCTTCAGGTCGCCGTCCGTGGGCAGCTCGATGTTGGCGCTCAGCCGGTCCGCGTACAGGCCCGCCTGGTCGATGAGCTCCCGGGACGCGCCCGGCACCGCCTTGAGGTGAATGTAGCCCTGGAAGCCGTGCTCCTCGCGCAGCGTGCGCGCCACCTCGATGAGCTGCTCCATCGTGTAGTCCGGGCTCTTGATGACGCCGGAGCTCAGGAACAGGCCCTCGATGTAGTTGCGCTTGTAGAAGTCGAGCGTGAGCCGCACCACCTCCGCGGGCGTGAAGCGCGCCCGGGCGGTGTCACTGGAGATGCGGTTGATGCAGTACTGGCAGTCGTAGATGCAGAAGTTGGTGAGCAGGATCTTGAGCAGCGACACACACCGTCCGTCCGGCGTGTAGCTGTGACAGATGCCCATGCCCTCGACGCTGCCGAGCCCCTCCTTGTCCGCCTTCCGCTTTCCGCCGCTGCTCGAGCACGAGGCGTCGTACTTCGCGGCATCCGCGAGGATCTCCAGCTTCTTGCGCACGTCCATGGAGACAACCCTAGCAATCACCCCTGACGCGCACGCCTTGAGGGGTAGGGGCAGGCAGGGAGGCGAGGGCTCTTTTTCTCTGCTGGCCCGACGTATCCTTTTTTCCCCGTCGCGTGTCTCTCCGGCATGAGCACCCCGTACCGTTTCCTGGAGACCTACGAACCCCTCCGCCCGGACCTC
The sequence above is drawn from the Corallococcus sp. NCRR genome and encodes:
- a CDS encoding putative DNA modification/repair radical SAM protein, with the protein product MDVRKKLEILADAAKYDASCSSSGGKRKADKEGLGSVEGMGICHSYTPDGRCVSLLKILLTNFCIYDCQYCINRISSDTARARFTPAEVVRLTLDFYKRNYIEGLFLSSGVIKSPDYTMEQLIEVARTLREEHGFQGYIHLKAVPGASRELIDQAGLYADRLSANIELPTDGDLKKLAPEKSFAVTGGTMKEISARVEQSKAERQESPKAPKFAPAGQSTQMIVGATSTPDAAILDTANRLYTRFKLKRVYYSGYSPIPLVDARLPAKSPPLVREHRLYQADWLLRFYGFRVDELAPPEQPDLSLELDPKLAWALRRRELFPVDVNRAPRESLLRVPGMGVRTVDRLLRIRRWHRVTLADLGRLRVPLARMKPFIVTADHRPTGIIDSARLTERVTPPATQLSLFTSAREALTGEL